In Candidatus Afararchaeum irisae, a genomic segment contains:
- a CDS encoding 50S ribosomal protein L22, translating to MGISYSKDVDEDTTAKAIGRDRHVSKKDSVEVARYIKGMQVDEARESLENVIEGDEAVPFKKHNSDVGHRKNIDGWDAGRYPEKAASEMLKVLENAASNADYQGFDADEMYIEHVAAHKTGEARGTMPRAFGRASPANTPIVDIEMILKQEQENEEAETEGDD from the coding sequence ATGGGAATCAGCTACTCAAAAGACGTAGACGAAGACACGACCGCGAAGGCGATAGGCCGTGACCGCCACGTGAGCAAGAAGGACTCCGTCGAGGTCGCACGTTACATAAAGGGAATGCAGGTAGACGAGGCGCGCGAGAGTCTCGAAAACGTGATCGAGGGCGACGAGGCAGTCCCGTTCAAGAAACACAACTCAGACGTGGGTCACAGGAAGAACATCGACGGCTGGGACGCCGGAAGGTACCCCGAGAAGGCGGCGAGCGAGATGCTCAAGGTACTCGAAAATGCGGCGTCGAACGCTGACTACCAGGGCTTCGACGCCGACGAGATGTACATAGAACACGTCGCCGCACACAAGACAGGAGAGGCGAGGGGTACTATGCCCCGCGCCTTCGGACGTGCTTCACCCGCCAACACCCCTATAGTCGACATAGAGATGATACTCAAACAGGAACAGGAAAACGAAGAAGCCGAGACGGAGGGTGATGACTGA
- a CDS encoding 30S ribosomal protein S3, producing MANEREFVNNGLKKSRIDEFFEEELGRAGYGGMELARTPMGTEIELHAEKPGMVIGKGGKNIRDLTDKLEERFDVEDPQIDVQEVTEPDLNARIVADRLANALERGWHFRDAGQTTVRKIMDAGARGAEIVFSGKVTGARSRVEKFSDGYIKHCGEPAEEIVDSGYGTAVMKLGTIGVQVRIIPPDAELPDTFVIEDVEDVEDLIPEAEKAEPEVEEAETQEAEGIEEIVEEETERVEEEDEEEAEAEPEPEEETGAEEEEGDETPPEPETLDDLEEMSYRELQLLAKDVGVKANLSREEMTDELADEFGVGGDS from the coding sequence ATGGCTAACGAGAGAGAGTTCGTGAACAACGGTCTCAAGAAGTCACGTATAGACGAGTTCTTCGAGGAGGAGCTCGGACGTGCTGGCTACGGAGGAATGGAGCTCGCACGTACGCCGATGGGTACCGAGATAGAGCTCCACGCCGAGAAGCCCGGAATGGTCATCGGTAAGGGCGGTAAGAACATACGTGACCTCACAGACAAGCTCGAGGAGAGGTTCGACGTAGAAGACCCCCAGATAGACGTTCAGGAAGTCACCGAGCCCGACCTCAACGCGCGTATAGTCGCCGACAGGCTCGCGAACGCGCTTGAGAGAGGATGGCACTTCCGCGACGCGGGTCAGACGACTGTGAGAAAGATAATGGACGCAGGTGCCCGCGGTGCAGAGATAGTCTTCAGCGGCAAGGTAACGGGTGCGCGTTCACGTGTCGAGAAGTTCTCCGACGGCTACATCAAGCACTGTGGAGAGCCCGCCGAGGAGATAGTCGACTCGGGATACGGAACCGCAGTCATGAAGCTCGGTACGATAGGCGTCCAGGTACGTATAATACCCCCCGACGCCGAACTCCCCGACACCTTCGTCATAGAGGACGTCGAGGACGTCGAGGATCTCATACCCGAGGCTGAGAAGGCTGAGCCCGAAGTCGAGGAAGCCGAGACACAGGAAGCCGAGGGAATAGAGGAGATAGTCGAGGAAGAGACCGAGAGGGTCGAGGAAGAGGACGAAGAAGAAGCCGAAGCCGAACCAGAGCCTGAGGAAGAGACTGGAGCCGAGGAAGAGGAGGGAGACGAGACACCTCCCGAGCCCGAGACTCTCGACGACCTCGAGGAGATGTCGTACAGAGAACTCCAGCTTCTCGCGAAGGACGTCGGCGTAAAGGCGAACCTCTCAAGGGAGGAGATGACAGACGAACTCGCCGACGAGTTCGGAGTCGGAGGTGATTCGTGA
- the rpmC gene encoding 50S ribosomal protein L29 has product MAILRADEIREMADEEIQEELEDLEDELLRAKSMQAAGGAPENPGRIGELKRTIARIKTIQNERQNE; this is encoded by the coding sequence ATGGCAATACTAAGAGCAGACGAAATACGCGAGATGGCTGACGAGGAGATACAGGAGGAGCTCGAGGATCTCGAAGACGAGCTCCTGAGAGCGAAGTCGATGCAGGCGGCGGGAGGAGCTCCCGAGAACCCCGGAAGGATAGGCGAGCTCAAACGCACGATAGCACGTATAAAGACGATACAGAACGAAAGACAGAACGAGTAA
- a CDS encoding ribonuclease P protein subunit, whose product MEDVTPLPTSDNILRHELIGLDVEVVESPDETLVGTHGRLIYETHRSLEIKSDGETKTVPKKGHGFVFDLGSERERVRVEGDAIHESPADRTKTTR is encoded by the coding sequence ATGGAAGACGTCACCCCCCTCCCCACGTCCGACAACATACTCCGCCACGAGCTCATAGGTCTCGACGTAGAAGTAGTCGAGTCGCCCGACGAGACTCTGGTGGGTACTCACGGACGTCTTATCTACGAGACTCACAGGAGTCTCGAGATCAAGTCCGACGGCGAGACGAAGACCGTCCCCAAGAAAGGGCACGGATTCGTCTTCGACCTCGGCTCCGAGAGGGAGAGGGTGAGGGTAGAAGGTGACGCGATCCACGAAAGTCCTGCCGACCGTACGAAAACAACGAGATAA
- a CDS encoding 30S ribosomal protein S17: MSANIGFDVPEPDETCSDDNCPFHGTLGVRGTVVEGEVASDKMDKTAVVEREHDVNVPKYDRQMRRRSRISAHSPPCLDPEEGDTVRVAECRPLSKTKNFVVIEVVEEE; the protein is encoded by the coding sequence ATGTCAGCAAACATAGGATTTGACGTTCCGGAGCCCGACGAGACGTGCTCCGACGACAACTGTCCGTTCCACGGCACCCTAGGTGTCCGCGGTACGGTCGTAGAGGGAGAAGTCGCGAGCGACAAGATGGACAAGACGGCGGTCGTCGAGAGGGAGCACGACGTCAACGTTCCGAAGTACGACAGACAGATGAGACGGAGGTCACGCATATCCGCACACTCCCCTCCCTGCCTCGATCCCGAGGAGGGCGACACGGTGAGAGTCGCGGAGTGCAGACCTCTGAGCAAGACGAAGAACTTCGTCGTAATAGAAGTAGTGGAGGAAGAATAA
- a CDS encoding 50S ribosomal protein L14, with protein sequence MKAVAADIPRPLTKGTKLNCADNTGARELRLISAKNYGGSRRRQPKAGLGDVVVVSVTKGDPDMRRQVLEAVVVRQKKGFKRPDGTRVKFEENAAVIIDENEEPRGTEIRGPISREVAERFGMIASTANMIV encoded by the coding sequence ATGAAAGCAGTAGCAGCCGACATACCACGACCCCTCACGAAGGGAACGAAGCTCAACTGCGCCGACAACACTGGCGCACGTGAGCTACGTCTCATAAGCGCGAAGAACTACGGAGGATCTAGGAGGAGACAGCCCAAGGCTGGACTCGGAGACGTCGTAGTAGTTAGTGTGACGAAGGGCGACCCCGACATGAGAAGGCAGGTTCTCGAAGCCGTCGTAGTTAGACAGAAGAAGGGCTTCAAGAGACCCGACGGAACGCGTGTCAAGTTCGAAGAGAACGCCGCTGTCATAATCGACGAGAACGAAGAGCCGAGAGGAACAGAGATACGCGGTCCGATATCGCGCGAGGTCGCCGAGAGGTTCGGTATGATAGCCAGCACCGCGAACATGATAGTCTAA
- the rplX gene encoding 50S ribosomal protein L24, with translation MTTQQPRKQRKQKDEAPLHERHSFVHATLSDDLRDEYGTRRVRVSEGDTVEVMRGDDAGETGEVLGVDLDSAKVEVEGVTVEKADGEEVPRMVDASNLRVTDLDLEDPEREDRIRRGGD, from the coding sequence ATGACTACACAGCAACCACGTAAACAGAGAAAGCAGAAGGACGAAGCACCTCTACACGAGAGACACAGCTTCGTCCACGCGACCCTCAGCGACGATCTCCGTGACGAGTACGGCACGAGGAGAGTCAGAGTCAGTGAGGGCGACACCGTCGAGGTCATGAGAGGCGACGACGCCGGAGAGACAGGAGAGGTACTCGGAGTCGACCTCGACTCTGCGAAGGTAGAGGTCGAGGGAGTCACTGTCGAGAAAGCCGACGGAGAGGAAGTGCCGCGTATGGTAGACGCGTCGAACCTCCGTGTTACGGATCTCGACCTCGAAGACCCCGAGAGAGAGGACAGGATCAGACGAGGTGGTGACTGA
- a CDS encoding 30S ribosomal protein S4e, producing MMTHQKRLSAPSSWPIERKSYVFTVSPQAGPHGEEGVPLVVLLRDVVEYVENAKEARYALENDSVVINGEPADDIRTPIGMFDIVAFPEMDEYYRVFPGEGGRLSLTSIDEDAATTKLAKITDKTQIKGGETQLNLHNGDNLLVEDDVYSTDDSVVVDVETDEIVDHFVFDEGRAVTAVDGKHSGEVGKLVEIRITEGSSPNTIVAERDDGTTFETVEEYVFVIGESLTSLEEQEADE from the coding sequence CTGATGACACACCAGAAACGTCTCTCAGCACCCTCGTCCTGGCCCATAGAGAGGAAGAGCTACGTATTCACCGTCTCGCCCCAAGCGGGTCCCCACGGTGAAGAGGGTGTTCCCCTCGTAGTTCTACTCAGAGACGTAGTCGAATACGTCGAGAACGCGAAGGAAGCACGTTACGCCCTCGAAAACGACTCGGTCGTCATAAACGGAGAGCCCGCCGACGACATACGTACCCCGATAGGTATGTTCGACATCGTCGCCTTCCCCGAGATGGACGAGTACTACCGCGTATTCCCCGGGGAGGGTGGACGTCTCTCGCTCACCTCGATAGACGAGGACGCCGCGACGACGAAGCTCGCCAAGATCACGGACAAGACCCAGATAAAGGGAGGCGAGACACAGCTCAATCTCCACAACGGAGACAACCTACTCGTCGAAGACGACGTCTACTCGACAGACGACTCAGTAGTCGTAGACGTCGAGACCGACGAGATAGTCGACCACTTCGTCTTCGACGAGGGTCGCGCCGTCACAGCCGTAGACGGAAAGCACTCGGGAGAGGTCGGAAAGCTAGTCGAGATACGTATCACCGAGGGTTCGAGCCCTAACACGATAGTCGCCGAACGTGACGACGGTACGACGTTCGAGACAGTAGAGGAGTACGTCTTCGTGATAGGCGAATCGCTTACGAGCTTAGAGGAACAGGAGGCTGACGAATAA
- a CDS encoding 50S ribosomal protein L5 produces the protein MSLEEIHEMRKPKIEKVVVNMSIGEGGVDLRNAEEIVEEITGQQTVRTNAKQSVPSFGIRQGDPIGCKTTLRGDDAKEFLDEALGIAGSLDSNQFDEFGNFSFGIEEHTQFEEMEYDPDIGIFGMDVTVTMERKGKRVEKRRKQSRKIPEKQRLNTEDATAFVEEEFEVSIE, from the coding sequence ATGAGTCTCGAAGAGATACACGAGATGAGGAAGCCGAAGATAGAGAAGGTCGTCGTCAACATGTCGATAGGAGAAGGTGGTGTCGACCTCAGAAACGCAGAGGAGATAGTCGAGGAGATCACGGGACAGCAGACCGTGAGGACGAACGCGAAACAGAGCGTCCCGTCGTTCGGGATACGCCAGGGCGATCCCATAGGCTGTAAGACGACCCTCAGAGGCGACGACGCTAAGGAGTTCCTCGATGAGGCACTCGGAATAGCCGGCTCGCTCGACTCGAACCAGTTCGACGAGTTCGGTAACTTCTCGTTCGGAATCGAGGAGCACACTCAGTTCGAGGAGATGGAGTACGACCCCGACATAGGAATATTCGGCATGGACGTGACTGTCACGATGGAAAGGAAGGGCAAACGCGTCGAGAAACGCAGGAAACAGTCACGTAAGATCCCCGAGAAGCAGCGCCTCAACACGGAAGACGCGACTGCGTTCGTAGAGGAAGAGTTCGAGGTGAGCATAGAATGA
- a CDS encoding 30S ribosomal protein S14 yields MSETETEAETEEETPETGNTHECQRCGRKEGLVSRYNIYLCRQCFREVARDMGAKKYN; encoded by the coding sequence ATGAGCGAGACTGAGACAGAGGCTGAGACAGAGGAAGAGACGCCGGAGACAGGAAACACCCACGAGTGTCAGAGATGTGGACGGAAGGAAGGTCTTGTGTCGAGGTACAACATCTACCTCTGCAGACAGTGCTTCCGTGAGGTCGCACGCGACATGGGTGCGAAGAAGTACAACTAA
- a CDS encoding 30S ribosomal protein S8, producing the protein MTMSDPLANALSAIENAEKVGKLECTIEPASNSIGNVLGVLHDQGFIESFEFVDDGKAGKFDVELSGGINECGAVKPKYTVSKDEYEKWEKRYLPGRDYGSLIVTTSHGVMSHYEAREEGVGGQLLAYVY; encoded by the coding sequence ATGACGATGTCAGACCCGCTTGCGAACGCGCTCTCGGCGATAGAGAACGCCGAGAAGGTCGGCAAGCTAGAGTGCACGATAGAGCCCGCTTCGAACAGCATAGGCAACGTCCTCGGGGTTCTCCACGACCAGGGATTCATAGAGAGCTTCGAGTTCGTTGACGACGGTAAGGCAGGCAAGTTCGACGTAGAGCTGAGCGGTGGAATAAACGAATGTGGAGCTGTCAAGCCGAAGTACACAGTCTCGAAGGACGAGTACGAGAAATGGGAGAAACGTTACCTCCCCGGTAGGGACTACGGCTCTCTGATAGTCACAACGAGCCACGGTGTCATGAGCCATTACGAGGCTCGTGAGGAAGGCGTCGGAGGACAGCTCCTCGCTTACGTATACTAA
- a CDS encoding 50S ribosomal protein L6 produces the protein MKEVVIEVPDEVDVEKDLDRLTVSGPNGTVERTYSYPGVDVEVEDGDVVVSTEKDRRKPLATVGSFESEIENDIKGVTEGFEYKMKVLYSHFPMQVEVKGDVVEIRNFLGEKHPREAEILGETQVEVQDEEITLTGPDKEAVGQTAANIEQQTRINDKDIRAFQDGVYITEKAGKEVV, from the coding sequence ATGAAAGAAGTAGTCATAGAAGTTCCGGACGAAGTCGACGTCGAGAAAGACCTCGACAGACTGACGGTGAGCGGTCCCAACGGCACCGTCGAGAGAACCTACTCGTACCCCGGCGTAGACGTCGAGGTCGAAGACGGCGACGTAGTCGTTAGCACAGAGAAGGACAGACGTAAGCCCCTCGCCACTGTCGGGTCGTTCGAGAGCGAGATCGAGAACGACATAAAGGGAGTCACTGAGGGCTTCGAGTACAAGATGAAGGTACTCTACAGCCATTTCCCGATGCAGGTCGAGGTCAAGGGCGACGTAGTCGAGATACGTAACTTCCTCGGCGAGAAACACCCGAGGGAAGCCGAGATACTCGGCGAGACACAGGTCGAGGTTCAGGACGAGGAGATCACTCTGACAGGACCTGACAAGGAAGCCGTCGGACAGACTGCTGCGAACATAGAACAGCAGACACGTATAAACGACAAGGACATACGTGCTTTCCAGGACGGCGTCTACATAACAGAGAAGGCAGGAAAGGAGGTAGTATAA
- a CDS encoding 50S ribosomal protein L32e has product MADADQLTEIDGVGESKADALRDAGYETVDDVRRASQEDLSEVDEIGKALAARIKADVGSLEVEEEAVEEIEEEAEEAEAGERITARGLSDKTPDLNDEEERLLNVKKRQKASKPDFNRQDHHKMKRNPSSWRRPKGGLSKQRRGVKGRGKTAGVGFRSPKEVRDLHPSGFEEVRVERPEDLEGVDPSTQAVRIGGSVGGRKRERIEEKAVENEIRVLNPTYIEEAEE; this is encoded by the coding sequence ATGGCAGACGCAGACCAACTTACCGAGATAGACGGAGTCGGAGAGTCGAAGGCTGACGCTCTGAGAGACGCTGGATACGAGACCGTCGACGACGTCAGGAGGGCGTCACAGGAGGATCTCTCCGAGGTCGACGAGATAGGAAAGGCACTCGCCGCACGTATAAAGGCGGACGTCGGAAGCCTCGAAGTCGAGGAGGAAGCCGTAGAGGAGATAGAGGAAGAAGCAGAGGAAGCCGAGGCTGGAGAACGTATAACCGCACGTGGTCTCTCCGACAAGACCCCCGACCTCAACGACGAAGAGGAGAGGCTCCTCAACGTCAAGAAGCGTCAGAAGGCGAGCAAGCCCGACTTCAACAGGCAGGATCACCACAAGATGAAGAGAAACCCGTCGTCTTGGAGGAGACCCAAGGGCGGACTCTCGAAGCAGAGAAGAGGAGTCAAGGGCAGAGGCAAGACAGCAGGAGTCGGCTTCCGATCGCCCAAGGAGGTCAGAGACCTCCATCCGAGCGGATTCGAGGAGGTACGTGTCGAACGTCCCGAGGATCTCGAAGGAGTCGACCCCTCGACCCAGGCGGTACGTATAGGAGGCTCTGTAGGTGGCAGAAAGAGAGAGAGAATAGAGGAGAAGGCGGTCGAGAACGAGATACGTGTTCTCAACCCCACGTACATAGAGGAGGCTGAAGAATGA
- a CDS encoding 50S ribosomal protein L19e produces MTDLKTQKRLASDILGCGKNRVWLDPDAQSEIAEAITREDVRDLIDEGSIKAKEKKGVSRGRARERDEKREYGHKKGQGKRSGKQGARNPEKDEWESKIRAQRKALKEMRENDEITPSEFRELYRMAKGGEFRSVRYLKNYVEGMEE; encoded by the coding sequence ATGACTGACCTAAAGACACAGAAACGTCTCGCTTCCGACATACTCGGCTGTGGAAAGAACCGAGTCTGGCTCGACCCCGACGCACAGTCGGAGATAGCCGAGGCAATCACGCGAGAGGACGTCAGAGACCTCATAGACGAGGGTAGCATAAAGGCGAAGGAGAAGAAGGGAGTCTCACGTGGACGCGCTCGTGAGAGAGACGAGAAGAGAGAGTACGGTCACAAGAAGGGACAGGGTAAGCGCAGCGGAAAGCAGGGCGCGCGTAACCCCGAGAAGGACGAGTGGGAGTCGAAGATACGGGCACAGAGGAAGGCTCTGAAGGAGATGCGCGAGAACGACGAGATAACACCTTCTGAGTTCCGTGAGCTCTACAGAATGGCAAAAGGCGGAGAGTTCAGAAGTGTACGTTATCTCAAAAACTACGTAGAAGGAATGGAGGAGTAA
- a CDS encoding 50S ribosomal protein L18 — protein MATKPNYKVPMRRRREGKTDYQQRLRLLKSGKPRLVVRKSNKHTTVQIVTAGADGDYTEAKADTSDLAEYGWEAPTGNLPAAYLAGFLAGVRGLDEGFDEAVADIGLNPVTPGNRVFAAVMGASDAGLEVPHGDDVVPSWERVRGEHIAEYDGLEYTSDDVGIDSDELPEHFDQVLETLEEEA, from the coding sequence ATGGCAACAAAACCCAACTACAAGGTTCCGATGAGACGCAGGCGCGAGGGTAAGACGGATTACCAGCAACGTCTACGTCTCCTCAAGAGCGGAAAGCCGCGTCTAGTCGTAAGGAAGAGCAACAAGCACACTACGGTACAGATAGTCACAGCGGGAGCCGACGGAGACTACACAGAGGCGAAGGCTGATACATCAGACCTCGCGGAGTACGGCTGGGAAGCCCCGACCGGAAACCTTCCCGCGGCGTACCTCGCAGGCTTCCTCGCGGGAGTCAGAGGTCTCGACGAGGGATTCGACGAGGCTGTCGCCGACATAGGTCTCAACCCCGTGACGCCCGGTAACAGGGTCTTTGCAGCGGTAATGGGAGCCTCCGACGCAGGACTCGAAGTCCCCCACGGAGACGACGTCGTTCCGTCGTGGGAACGTGTCAGAGGAGAGCACATAGCCGAGTACGACGGACTGGAGTACACCTCCGACGACGTCGGCATAGACTCCGACGAGCTCCCCGAACATTTCGATCAGGTACTTGAAACACTGGAGGAAGAAGCATGA
- a CDS encoding 30S ribosomal protein S5: protein MSSAEYEDEWIPKTRLGRKVQEGEITSMDAAINSGLPLKEPEIVDTLLPDLDDEVLDINMVQRMTDSGRRVKFRCVVAVGNHDGYIGFAEAKAEQVGAGIRKAIDVAKLNMFKVSRGCGSWECGCGRPHTVALKTSGKSGSVEVELLPAPQGLGLAAGETATSVLELAGIEDIWTKSNGQTRTTVNFAKATYNALLETAEARVPPHAREAREVIE from the coding sequence ATGAGTTCAGCAGAGTACGAAGACGAATGGATACCCAAGACGAGACTCGGCAGGAAGGTTCAGGAAGGAGAGATAACTTCGATGGACGCCGCGATCAACTCGGGTCTTCCGCTTAAGGAGCCCGAGATAGTCGACACACTCCTTCCCGACCTCGACGACGAGGTTCTCGACATAAACATGGTACAGAGAATGACCGACTCGGGACGACGTGTCAAGTTCAGATGCGTCGTCGCAGTCGGTAACCACGACGGATACATAGGCTTCGCCGAGGCGAAGGCAGAACAGGTCGGAGCCGGAATCCGTAAGGCGATAGACGTTGCGAAGCTCAACATGTTCAAGGTCTCACGTGGCTGTGGATCTTGGGAGTGTGGCTGCGGAAGACCCCACACGGTCGCTCTCAAGACGAGCGGAAAGTCGGGAAGCGTCGAGGTCGAGTTACTTCCCGCGCCCCAGGGTCTCGGACTCGCCGCGGGAGAGACTGCGACGAGCGTACTCGAACTCGCGGGAATCGAGGACATATGGACGAAGTCGAACGGACAGACACGTACGACGGTCAACTTCGCGAAGGCGACCTACAACGCACTCCTCGAAACCGCCGAGGCACGCGTTCCGCCCCACGCGAGAGAGGCACGTGAGGTGATCGAGTAA
- a CDS encoding 50S ribosomal protein L30, translated as MSAEAESESEQEEVGCYAVVQVRGEVNMSSGVRDTLDMLSLGDVNSCTIRPATGSVEGMLHKVNDYVAYGTPSAETVAELVETRGETEDGDSVTDGYIDENTEYSSVEEFAEAVVEGDTDLKEAGLRTRLGLHPPRGGHSGIKKSYKQGGVLGSHGNEIDDLLRRMR; from the coding sequence ATGAGCGCAGAAGCAGAATCAGAATCCGAGCAAGAAGAGGTCGGCTGTTACGCAGTCGTACAGGTACGTGGCGAGGTCAACATGAGCTCGGGTGTGAGAGACACACTCGACATGCTCAGCCTAGGAGACGTCAACAGCTGTACCATCAGACCCGCGACGGGGTCTGTCGAGGGGATGCTCCACAAGGTCAACGACTACGTCGCATACGGTACCCCGAGCGCCGAGACTGTCGCCGAGCTAGTCGAGACTAGAGGCGAGACCGAGGACGGAGACTCGGTTACTGACGGCTACATAGACGAGAACACCGAGTACTCATCTGTCGAGGAGTTCGCCGAGGCAGTCGTAGAAGGAGACACCGACCTCAAGGAGGCGGGTCTGAGAACACGTCTCGGACTCCATCCCCCAAGAGGCGGACACTCGGGAATAAAGAAGAGCTACAAGCAGGGTGGAGTCCTCGGAAGCCACGGTAACGAGATAGACGACCTACTCAGGAGGATGAGATAA
- a CDS encoding uL15m family ribosomal protein, translated as MSRDSKKRGRGSRTHGGGTQKNRRGGGNRGGRGDAGRDKHEKFSHPDLGKHGFQRPQKVQKEVATADIGEIDQKVYELVDEGVIEETDDGYEVDADEIGVDKILGGGQVRNSLVVRADDFSDSAVEKIEEAGGEVIETGESEEDEDSEENKN; from the coding sequence ATGTCTAGAGACTCTAAGAAACGCGGACGCGGATCGAGAACACACGGCGGAGGTACTCAGAAGAACCGACGTGGAGGAGGAAACAGAGGTGGAAGAGGAGACGCTGGACGTGACAAACACGAGAAGTTCAGCCATCCCGACCTCGGAAAACACGGCTTCCAGCGACCCCAGAAGGTTCAGAAAGAGGTCGCGACAGCCGACATAGGCGAGATAGACCAGAAGGTCTACGAACTCGTCGACGAGGGAGTTATCGAGGAGACAGACGACGGCTACGAGGTAGACGCCGACGAGATAGGTGTCGACAAGATACTCGGCGGAGGACAGGTTCGTAACAGCCTCGTCGTCCGTGCCGACGACTTCTCCGACTCCGCCGTCGAGAAGATAGAGGAAGCCGGCGGTGAGGTCATAGAGACAGGTGAGTCGGAAGAAGACGAAGACAGCGAAGAAAACAAGAACTAA
- the secY gene encoding preprotein translocase subunit SecY, giving the protein MGVTDAFEPILLRMPSVDGPDRHVPFKNKLYWTFGVLVLYFALTNVTLFGVSSSSDLFGQFRSILAGAQGSILHLGIGPIVTASIVLQLLSGADLMPIDTETPRGQALYQGTQKFLVVVMSVVTAIPMVFGGFLQPSQKIASTLGIPAAALSWIIFVQVVLGGILILFFDEIISKWGVGSGVGLFIIAGISQQMIGGVFDWHLGQDGLPTGIIFRWYYIFSGQADLGFALTSTQGIQFLLINGGQILFVLTTVIIFAIILYAESVRIEIPLSHSRVKGARGQYPVKLIYASTLPLIFVRAVQANVQMVGRVLYQQGFRPEWFAVYPSGSTQPTSGLMYYLTPIQAPTDWMWWLPGGPTQAAWKVFLRMGIDAVVLVGGGAMFAVFWVETADMGPDAVAQKIQNSGMEIPGFRRNAGVIEKVMERYIPQVTVIGGALMGLLAVMANMLGTIGGVTGTGLLITVSITHKLYEEIAEEQLMEMHPMMRKMFGSEA; this is encoded by the coding sequence ATGGGAGTAACAGACGCATTCGAACCGATCCTACTCAGGATGCCAAGCGTCGACGGACCCGACCGTCACGTTCCTTTCAAGAACAAGCTCTACTGGACGTTCGGCGTCCTCGTTCTCTACTTCGCTCTGACGAACGTGACTTTGTTCGGCGTGTCGAGTAGTAGCGACCTGTTTGGACAGTTCAGATCGATACTCGCGGGAGCACAGGGATCGATACTACATCTCGGAATTGGTCCCATAGTCACCGCGAGCATCGTCCTCCAGCTACTCAGCGGCGCCGACCTCATGCCCATCGACACTGAGACACCAAGGGGGCAGGCTCTCTACCAGGGGACACAGAAGTTCCTCGTAGTCGTGATGTCGGTAGTCACAGCTATACCGATGGTCTTCGGAGGCTTCCTCCAGCCTAGCCAGAAGATAGCCAGCACGCTTGGAATACCCGCCGCCGCGCTCTCGTGGATAATATTCGTCCAGGTCGTCTTAGGAGGTATACTCATACTCTTCTTCGACGAGATTATCTCGAAATGGGGAGTCGGAAGCGGTGTCGGTCTCTTCATTATAGCCGGAATATCCCAGCAGATGATAGGAGGAGTATTCGACTGGCATCTCGGTCAGGACGGTCTCCCGACGGGTATCATCTTCAGATGGTACTATATATTCTCGGGGCAGGCTGACCTCGGCTTCGCTCTCACGAGTACACAGGGAATACAGTTCCTCCTCATAAACGGAGGACAGATACTCTTCGTGCTCACGACGGTGATAATATTCGCAATAATCCTCTACGCCGAGTCGGTGAGGATAGAGATTCCACTATCACACTCCCGCGTCAAGGGTGCGCGAGGACAGTACCCCGTTAAGCTAATATACGCGAGCACCCTCCCGCTGATATTCGTGCGTGCAGTTCAAGCAAACGTCCAGATGGTGGGGCGCGTCCTCTACCAGCAGGGATTCCGGCCTGAGTGGTTCGCAGTCTATCCGTCGGGGTCGACACAGCCCACCTCGGGTCTGATGTACTACCTCACGCCGATACAGGCTCCGACCGACTGGATGTGGTGGCTCCCCGGAGGACCCACTCAGGCAGCCTGGAAGGTATTCCTACGTATGGGAATCGATGCTGTGGTTCTCGTAGGAGGCGGTGCTATGTTCGCTGTCTTCTGGGTCGAGACAGCCGACATGGGACCCGACGCAGTCGCACAGAAGATACAGAACTCAGGGATGGAGATACCCGGATTCCGGCGTAATGCAGGAGTCATAGAGAAGGTTATGGAACGTTACATACCACAGGTCACCGTCATAGGTGGTGCCCTAATGGGACTCCTCGCCGTTATGGCGAACATGCTCGGAACCATAGGAGGCGTCACCGGAACCGGACTCCTCATCACGGTATCAATCACCCACAAGCTCTACGAGGAGATAGCGGAGGAACAGCTCATGGAGATGCACCCGATGATGCGGAAGATGTTTGGATCGGAGGCGTGA